From the Maioricimonas rarisocia genome, one window contains:
- a CDS encoding DUF1501 domain-containing protein yields MPERPRRRSTISRRDLLRVGAIGGSALTLPRLLQAESQSGRSGRSCILIILSGGPGQHETFDPKPEAPQEIRGLYAPIATRTPGVQLTEMLPGLAQRSDRYCLIRSMSHGDVVHVSAVHTMLTAQTDGSPANDSPFVGSLVSKFSPSPADVPSYVWLHNMKTGTNKVPRYESGLGEIGFQHAPLRIGYELDNPSRPDFRVNEFDPREGLTVDLLRNRRNLLDQLEQSASLATVNPEYDRYREKAWNLLTGPGARHACDLNREEQTTRDRYGRHPLGQYCLMARRLVEAGVRLVTVTAWPGLAPGETKPTVTQVWDTHDNLYKEGDSMFGSGPFGMKWSLPRLDQALSALFDDLHERGLLEDTFVAVVGEFGRTPKFEGKGRGRGHWPNCYSALVAGAGVEGGTVYGESDRQGAYVASGRPVSQVDFGATLFHALGIDPHQRYGRDGFSARVNDGEPLLDIFG; encoded by the coding sequence ATGCCGGAACGTCCCCGCCGACGTTCAACCATCAGTCGTCGCGATCTGCTCCGCGTGGGAGCGATCGGCGGCAGTGCGCTCACCCTCCCCCGTCTGCTTCAGGCCGAGAGCCAGTCAGGTCGCAGCGGTCGCTCCTGTATTCTCATCATCCTCAGCGGCGGACCGGGCCAGCACGAAACTTTCGATCCCAAGCCGGAAGCCCCGCAGGAAATCCGCGGCCTGTACGCTCCCATCGCCACGCGAACACCCGGCGTGCAGCTGACCGAGATGCTCCCCGGCCTCGCGCAGCGGTCCGACCGCTACTGCCTGATCCGATCGATGAGCCACGGCGACGTTGTGCATGTCTCCGCCGTGCATACGATGCTCACGGCCCAGACCGATGGCTCTCCCGCGAACGACTCTCCGTTTGTCGGCTCGCTCGTCTCGAAGTTCAGCCCCTCACCCGCCGACGTCCCCTCCTACGTCTGGCTGCACAACATGAAGACCGGCACCAACAAGGTGCCCCGCTACGAAAGTGGACTGGGAGAGATCGGCTTCCAGCATGCACCCTTGCGGATCGGCTACGAACTGGACAACCCGTCCCGTCCCGACTTTCGCGTCAACGAATTCGATCCCCGCGAAGGGCTGACCGTCGACCTCCTCCGTAACCGCCGCAACCTCCTCGATCAGTTGGAACAGTCCGCCTCCCTCGCGACCGTCAACCCGGAATACGACCGCTACCGCGAGAAAGCATGGAACCTGTTGACCGGTCCCGGTGCCCGACACGCGTGTGATCTCAACCGGGAAGAGCAAACGACCCGCGACCGCTACGGTCGGCACCCTTTGGGCCAGTACTGCCTGATGGCCCGCCGCCTGGTTGAAGCGGGCGTTCGGCTCGTCACCGTGACCGCCTGGCCCGGACTGGCCCCCGGCGAGACGAAGCCGACCGTCACCCAGGTCTGGGATACGCACGACAATCTCTACAAGGAAGGGGACAGCATGTTCGGGAGCGGCCCCTTCGGCATGAAGTGGTCGCTTCCCCGGCTCGACCAGGCCCTGTCTGCGCTCTTCGACGACCTGCACGAACGGGGACTGCTGGAAGACACCTTCGTTGCTGTCGTCGGCGAATTCGGTCGCACGCCGAAGTTCGAAGGCAAGGGCCGCGGCCGCGGACACTGGCCCAACTGTTACTCGGCCCTCGTCGCCGGTGCGGGCGTTGAAGGCGGCACCGTCTACGGCGAATCGGACCGCCAGGGGGCATACGTTGCTTCGGGCCGCCCGGTCTCGCAGGTCGACTTCGGAGCGACGCTGTTCCACGCTCTGGGCATCGACCCGCACCAGCGCTACGGCCGCGATGGCTTTTCCGCCCGAGTCAACGACGGCGAGCCGCTGCTCGACATCTTCGGTTGA